The following are encoded together in the Prionailurus viverrinus isolate Anna chromosome B3, UM_Priviv_1.0, whole genome shotgun sequence genome:
- the LOC125168720 gene encoding cytochrome c oxidase subunit NDUFA4-like, which produces MLRQMFSQARKHPSLIPLFIFIGAGGTGAALYVLLLALFNPDVSCDRKNNPEPWNKLGPNDQYKLYSVNVNYSKLKKEGPDF; this is translated from the coding sequence ATGTTACGCCAGATGTTCAGTCAGGCCAGGAAGCATCCGAGCTTGATCCCCCTCTTCATATTTATTGGAGCAGGAGGTACTGGAGCAGCACTATATGTCTTGCTCCTGGCGTTGTTCAATCCAGATGTCAGTTGTGACAGGAAGAATAACCCAGAACCGTGGAACAAACTGGGTCCCAATGATCAATACAAATTGTACTCAGTGAATGTAAATTATAGCAAACTGAAGAAAGAAGGTCCAGACTTCTAA